One part of the Mycolicibacterium aromaticivorans JS19b1 = JCM 16368 genome encodes these proteins:
- a CDS encoding plasma-membrane proton-efflux P-type ATPase, which produces MTADTPAADLKSAPLAEVENRLGYSPDGLSAANAVKRLEKYGPNEIAEHKTNPLLKFLSYFWGPIPWMIEIAVVLSGAVGHWPDFFIILVLLMANGVVGYTEERQAGNAIDALKAKLAVNARVIRDGVWITTPSRELVPGDVIRLRLGDIVPADARLLDGDEIEVDQSALTGESLAATRGAGEAVFSGSIVRQGEIGALVYATGAGTYFGKTAELVQDAHTVSHFQRAVLKIGNSLIILAGVLVSVIVVASLLRGNGILTTLQFALVLTVAAIPVAMPTVLSVTMAVGARLLAKKQAIVSRLVAIEELAGVDVLCADKTGTLTQNSLTLGTPFAVDGVTPADVILDGALASRSDNDDPIDRAVLGGLKDVAVLNPYTITHFAPFDPVHKRTEAAVTAADGTTFRVAKGAPQVILALAHNAAQITAAADKAVNDFATRGFRSLGVARADCDGDWQFSGVLPLFDPPRDDAAATISTAAAMGVTVKMVTGDALAIAKETAAKIGLGTDILDATGLGDTKEDESAAVGKSIETSDGFAQVFPEHKYHIVDVLQKRGHIVGMTGDGVNDAPALKKADCGIAVSGATDAARAAADIVLLTPGLSVIIDAIKESRKIFQRMNSYAIYRIAETLRVLLFMTVAILVFNFYPLTAIMIVMLALLNDGAILSIAYDTVHYRNEPEAWNMRMVLGIATVLGVLGPIAAFGLFYLGDRVFDLGPQRVQTLMYLMLSIAGHLTIFLTRTRGPFWSIRPARILLLAVFGTQAIATLIAVYGLFMTPLGWGWAAVVWAYALVWFLISDRVKLVAYRILDSAKTPEGQDERRVVIGQG; this is translated from the coding sequence ATGACCGCTGATACGCCTGCTGCCGACCTGAAGTCGGCGCCACTGGCCGAGGTCGAGAATCGACTCGGTTACTCGCCCGATGGGTTAAGCGCAGCCAACGCCGTGAAGCGGTTGGAAAAGTACGGACCCAACGAGATCGCCGAACACAAGACCAACCCGTTGTTGAAGTTCCTGAGCTACTTCTGGGGTCCGATCCCGTGGATGATCGAGATTGCCGTCGTGTTGTCGGGTGCGGTGGGGCACTGGCCGGATTTCTTCATCATCCTGGTGCTGCTGATGGCCAACGGGGTAGTCGGATACACCGAGGAACGTCAGGCCGGCAACGCCATTGACGCGCTGAAGGCCAAGCTGGCGGTCAATGCCCGCGTGATCCGCGACGGTGTGTGGATAACCACCCCGTCGCGGGAGTTGGTGCCCGGTGATGTGATCCGGCTGCGGCTCGGTGACATTGTCCCGGCCGACGCCCGACTGTTGGATGGTGATGAGATCGAGGTCGACCAGTCCGCGCTGACCGGCGAATCGCTGGCCGCCACCCGCGGGGCCGGTGAGGCGGTGTTCTCCGGGTCGATCGTCCGGCAAGGCGAGATCGGCGCCCTGGTCTATGCCACCGGCGCCGGCACCTACTTCGGCAAAACCGCTGAACTGGTTCAGGACGCGCACACGGTCAGCCACTTCCAACGGGCCGTGCTCAAGATCGGCAACTCCCTGATCATCCTGGCCGGCGTGCTGGTGTCGGTCATCGTCGTGGCGTCGCTATTGCGCGGTAACGGCATCCTGACCACCCTGCAATTCGCGCTGGTGCTGACCGTGGCGGCGATCCCCGTGGCGATGCCGACCGTATTGTCGGTGACGATGGCCGTCGGCGCGCGTCTGCTGGCCAAGAAACAGGCCATCGTCAGCCGGCTGGTGGCCATCGAGGAACTCGCCGGCGTGGACGTGCTCTGCGCGGACAAGACCGGCACCCTGACCCAGAACTCCCTGACGTTGGGCACCCCGTTCGCCGTCGACGGCGTCACCCCCGCGGACGTGATCCTCGACGGTGCGCTGGCCTCCCGCTCAGACAACGACGACCCAATCGACCGCGCCGTCCTCGGCGGACTCAAAGACGTCGCAGTCTTAAACCCTTACACGATCACTCATTTCGCACCGTTCGACCCGGTGCACAAACGCACCGAGGCCGCCGTCACAGCCGCCGACGGGACCACATTCCGGGTCGCCAAGGGCGCCCCGCAGGTCATCCTGGCGCTGGCCCACAACGCCGCGCAGATCACGGCGGCCGCCGACAAGGCGGTCAACGATTTCGCCACACGCGGCTTCCGGTCGCTGGGCGTGGCCCGCGCCGACTGCGACGGCGACTGGCAGTTCTCCGGTGTGCTGCCGCTGTTCGACCCGCCGCGCGACGATGCCGCAGCCACGATTTCCACCGCGGCCGCGATGGGCGTCACCGTCAAGATGGTGACCGGGGATGCGCTGGCAATCGCCAAGGAAACGGCCGCCAAGATCGGTCTGGGCACCGATATCCTCGACGCCACCGGCCTGGGCGATACGAAGGAGGACGAATCGGCGGCGGTGGGCAAATCGATCGAGACCTCCGACGGTTTCGCGCAGGTCTTCCCCGAGCACAAATACCACATCGTCGATGTACTCCAGAAGCGTGGCCATATCGTGGGGATGACCGGCGACGGGGTCAATGACGCTCCCGCATTGAAGAAGGCGGACTGCGGCATCGCCGTGTCAGGGGCCACCGACGCCGCGCGGGCGGCCGCGGACATCGTGCTGCTGACCCCGGGTCTGTCGGTGATCATCGACGCAATCAAAGAGAGCCGCAAGATCTTTCAGCGGATGAACAGCTACGCGATCTACCGCATCGCCGAAACCCTGCGGGTGTTGCTGTTCATGACAGTCGCGATCCTGGTGTTCAACTTCTACCCGCTGACCGCGATCATGATCGTGATGCTCGCACTGCTCAACGACGGCGCGATCCTGTCCATCGCCTACGACACGGTGCACTACCGCAATGAGCCTGAGGCGTGGAACATGCGGATGGTGCTAGGAATCGCCACCGTGCTGGGCGTCCTCGGGCCGATCGCCGCGTTCGGCCTGTTTTACCTCGGTGACCGCGTTTTCGACCTCGGCCCTCAGCGCGTGCAGACTCTGATGTATCTCATGCTCTCCATCGCCGGGCACCTCACGATCTTCCTGACCCGAACCCGTGGACCGTTCTGGTCCATCCGTCCCGCGCGCATCCTGCTGCTCGCTGTCTTCGGCACGCAGGCCATCGCCACACTCATCGCCGTGTACGGACTGTTCATGACCCCGCTCGGCTGGGGGTGGGCGGCCGTAGTCTGGGCATACGCTCTGGTGTGGTTCCTCATCAGCGACCGTGTGAAACTCGTCGCCTATCGCATCCTCGATTCGGCGAAAACCCCTGAAGGCCAGGATGAAAGACGCGTCGTCATCGGTCAGGGGTGA